The following proteins come from a genomic window of Heyndrickxia acidicola:
- a CDS encoding APC family permease — translation MGRPGGFKKSLNLLDLTFLGLGSIIGSGWLFAAANAAAFAGSYAWVSWLIGAFAFILIGLVYAELGSMMPRSGGFVRYPQYTHGSLVGYLIGFIAMLAYSSVAGIEVEAVRGYAATWWTALGTKTAGPTFIGYVFEIALLVLFLLLNYWSVNVFGKFNTVITTIKFLVPIIAVIVLFTHFHPANLSVKGANPGGASGIFEAVSLSGIAFAFLGFRQAVDFGAEAKRPQRDIPLAIIFAILLGTVMYLLLQFAFLGAVPAAALAKGWANLSFVQAPYADLAKSLGILWLMNIIFVDAVISPSGTGNIYLSGTTRVLFAWAKTGLFYSWFQKVDARTGIPRGALWLSLVLSVIWILPAHLSFWQGLVGNVTSATVLTYMIGPISLASLRKTSPELERPFRLKAMSFLSPLAFIAASLIIFWSGWTTNLEILGMTLVSLVLYFAFMDKDGLRQRLRSDWKTGSWLVVYFVFMLIVSRLGNYQLPAGAKPIIASPWDSVIVAVGALIFYYWGVNSAMAQPEIDADDESDEELKAANL, via the coding sequence ATGGGACGACCTGGAGGTTTTAAAAAGTCTTTGAATTTGCTGGATCTTACATTTTTGGGGCTTGGATCGATTATCGGGTCAGGCTGGCTTTTTGCAGCAGCCAATGCAGCGGCCTTTGCCGGCAGCTACGCCTGGGTTTCCTGGCTTATCGGTGCATTTGCTTTCATTTTAATCGGTCTTGTGTATGCGGAGTTAGGTTCCATGATGCCGCGTTCTGGAGGGTTTGTTCGTTATCCGCAATACACACATGGATCTCTGGTAGGTTATCTGATTGGGTTTATCGCAATGCTTGCTTACTCAAGTGTAGCAGGTATTGAAGTAGAAGCAGTTCGCGGCTATGCTGCAACGTGGTGGACAGCACTTGGCACCAAGACGGCAGGGCCTACTTTCATTGGCTATGTGTTTGAAATTGCACTTTTAGTACTCTTCCTTTTATTGAACTATTGGAGTGTTAATGTTTTCGGCAAGTTTAATACAGTTATCACAACGATTAAATTCCTGGTACCGATTATTGCTGTTATTGTTTTATTTACTCATTTTCATCCTGCAAACCTATCTGTTAAAGGGGCAAATCCAGGCGGAGCATCCGGAATCTTTGAGGCAGTGTCGTTATCCGGTATTGCATTTGCATTCCTGGGCTTTCGGCAGGCAGTTGATTTTGGGGCCGAAGCAAAACGTCCGCAAAGGGATATTCCTCTTGCCATTATTTTTGCTATTCTGCTTGGAACTGTTATGTACCTGTTGCTGCAGTTTGCGTTCCTTGGTGCGGTTCCTGCAGCTGCACTGGCAAAAGGCTGGGCGAATCTGTCATTCGTACAGGCGCCATATGCTGACTTGGCAAAATCACTTGGCATTTTATGGTTAATGAATATCATCTTTGTTGATGCAGTTATTTCTCCATCTGGAACAGGAAATATTTATCTATCTGGAACGACTCGTGTACTATTTGCCTGGGCAAAGACAGGACTTTTCTACTCATGGTTCCAAAAGGTTGATGCCCGTACAGGTATTCCTAGAGGCGCGCTATGGCTATCACTTGTGTTGTCGGTTATTTGGATCCTTCCTGCACACTTAAGCTTTTGGCAGGGACTTGTTGGAAATGTTACTTCGGCTACAGTTTTAACCTATATGATCGGTCCTATTTCACTTGCATCCTTGCGAAAAACATCTCCTGAATTGGAGAGGCCATTCCGTTTAAAAGCGATGAGCTTTTTATCACCGTTGGCGTTTATCGCAGCTTCACTAATTATTTTCTGGAGCGGTTGGACAACAAACCTTGAAATTTTAGGTATGACATTAGTTTCCTTAGTTCTTTATTTTGCCTTTATGGATAAGGATGGCTTGCGTCAACGTCTTCGTTCTGATTGGAAAACTGGAAGCTGGCTGGTAGTATATTTCGTCTTTATGCTGATTGTATCCCGTTTGGGCAACTATCAGCTTCCTGCAGGAGCCAAGCCGATTATTGCTTCTCCTTGGGACAGTGTAATAGTGGCTGTTGGAGCTCTCATTTTCTACTACTGGGGTGTGAACAGTGCAATGGCACAGCCTGAAATTGATGCAGACGACGAGTCGGATGAAGAATTGAAAGCAGCAAATCTTTAA
- a CDS encoding GNAT family N-acetyltransferase: protein MEIKIDDLTSSEVAELVKEHLHGMAVHSPPESIHALNTKELQNPDITFWSAWEGKELVGCGALKELDCQHGEVKSMRTSKKHLRKGVAGRILRHILNEAKQRGYKSLSLETGSMKAFEPARRLYESFGFQYCGPFSDYKLDPNSVFMKKDL from the coding sequence TTGGAAATAAAAATTGATGATTTAACAAGCTCTGAAGTGGCAGAGTTAGTAAAAGAGCATCTTCATGGCATGGCAGTTCATTCACCGCCGGAAAGTATTCATGCATTAAACACTAAAGAACTGCAAAATCCTGACATCACTTTCTGGAGTGCATGGGAGGGAAAGGAATTAGTTGGGTGCGGAGCACTTAAAGAGCTTGATTGCCAGCACGGAGAAGTTAAATCCATGCGTACATCAAAGAAGCACCTAAGAAAAGGTGTAGCAGGCAGGATCCTTCGTCATATTTTGAATGAAGCTAAGCAAAGGGGATATAAAAGCCTGAGTTTGGAAACGGGCTCGATGAAGGCTTTTGAGCCTGCCAGAAGGCTGTATGAAAGCTTTGGTTTTCAATATTGCGGGCCTTTTTCAGATTACAAACTAGATCCAAATAGTGTCTTTATGAAAAAAGATTTGTAA
- a CDS encoding sterol desaturase family protein, translated as MKKTSMNEFYRFPDIQITLVIFFCALGYTFISFSGYWTILSVFIGMIVFIISEYMTHRFVFHQKPPKNPFLLKLMKRLHYDHHTYPNDLHLLFLPLWYSIPNFLVVTLIYFLIFGSLKLSAAFFTGVLGYHLFYEWKHFRAHRPIQPKTKLGKKMKKIHLWHHYKNENYWYGVTTSVMDKTLGTFKDVTLVEKSETAKQLEKKKNML; from the coding sequence ATGAAGAAAACCTCGATGAATGAATTTTATCGTTTTCCTGATATTCAAATTACATTGGTCATATTTTTTTGTGCATTAGGCTATACTTTCATATCTTTTTCCGGCTACTGGACCATTCTTTCAGTATTCATTGGGATGATTGTTTTTATCATAAGCGAATATATGACTCACCGCTTCGTTTTCCATCAGAAGCCTCCAAAGAATCCTTTTCTGTTAAAACTGATGAAACGGCTTCACTATGACCACCATACATACCCGAATGATCTTCATCTTTTGTTTCTGCCTCTTTGGTACAGCATTCCCAATTTTCTGGTTGTCACTTTGATTTATTTTTTGATATTTGGAAGTTTAAAACTTTCCGCTGCCTTTTTCACAGGTGTGTTAGGTTATCATCTTTTTTATGAATGGAAACATTTTAGAGCCCACCGTCCAATACAGCCAAAAACGAAATTAGGTAAAAAAATGAAAAAAATTCATCTCTGGCACCATTACAAAAACGAAAATTATTGGTATGGCGTAACTACATCCGTGATGGACAAAACACTGGGAACCTTTAAAGATGTTACACTTGTTGAAAAAAGTGAAACGGCTAAGCAATTGGAAAAGAAAAAAAACATGCTCTAA
- the rlmD gene encoding 23S rRNA (uracil(1939)-C(5))-methyltransferase RlmD gives MFTAEIDFLDEKGSGQAAVWRDNELGNPKKLKLTIPQTLKGEKVRVIVDRPERKRRKAMPEEIVEAHPERVEALCPHFDRCGGCVWQHWQYEGQLSEKTDHVKKAIKEQGFSPDLVQDTIGMENPWHYRNKMEFTFSPDGSLGLHEQGNFRKIISLETCLIAGKEMVEAAMEVARWVSDYQLRGYDKDTHEGLLRHLMVRQSFATGEMMLGIFATEAPVGELEKAVQDLIKRIEQNFVNVKSLLWLENTDWADRAQSEKKHVLSGRDYIYDEMSGYRFRLWFDTFFQTNPIQAQKLVDIAIEMAKPKETESMIDLFCGVGTFSLPFANKVGRLAGIEIVETSIESAKRNAKDNGITNTYFLAKDARKGIDEVLESFGKPELLLLDPPRSGAGGKVMRRIGRSKPERIIYVSCNPDTFATDVKELEAFGYSLNVVQPVDLFPHTVHVECVAQLTLKENN, from the coding sequence ATGTTTACCGCTGAGATAGATTTTCTTGATGAAAAAGGATCAGGTCAGGCTGCAGTTTGGAGAGATAATGAACTGGGTAACCCCAAAAAATTAAAACTTACCATTCCACAGACATTAAAAGGAGAAAAGGTAAGAGTAATAGTTGACCGGCCAGAACGTAAAAGAAGAAAAGCAATGCCAGAAGAAATAGTGGAAGCTCATCCTGAGAGAGTGGAGGCTCTATGTCCACATTTTGACCGGTGTGGAGGATGTGTATGGCAGCATTGGCAATACGAAGGCCAATTAAGTGAAAAGACGGACCACGTGAAAAAAGCTATAAAAGAACAAGGATTTAGCCCAGATCTGGTTCAGGATACAATCGGAATGGAAAATCCCTGGCATTACAGAAATAAAATGGAGTTTACTTTTTCACCTGATGGCTCCCTTGGTCTGCATGAACAAGGGAATTTCCGTAAAATCATTTCATTGGAAACCTGCCTTATTGCAGGAAAAGAAATGGTTGAAGCTGCCATGGAAGTAGCACGCTGGGTGAGTGATTATCAGTTACGCGGTTATGACAAGGATACTCATGAAGGATTACTAAGACATTTAATGGTAAGGCAGTCATTTGCTACCGGTGAAATGATGCTGGGGATTTTTGCTACTGAAGCACCTGTTGGTGAGCTTGAAAAAGCAGTGCAGGATTTAATAAAGAGGATTGAACAGAATTTTGTCAATGTTAAAAGCTTGCTGTGGCTTGAAAATACAGATTGGGCAGATCGGGCTCAATCAGAAAAAAAACATGTTCTTTCAGGCCGTGATTATATCTATGATGAAATGTCCGGTTATCGTTTCCGCCTATGGTTTGATACCTTTTTCCAGACAAATCCGATACAGGCACAAAAGCTTGTTGATATTGCTATAGAAATGGCCAAGCCTAAGGAAACAGAAAGTATGATTGATCTATTTTGCGGTGTAGGAACGTTTTCGCTTCCATTTGCAAATAAAGTAGGAAGGCTTGCGGGTATTGAAATAGTTGAAACCTCGATAGAATCGGCAAAACGAAATGCGAAAGATAACGGAATTACCAACACTTATTTCCTGGCGAAAGATGCCAGGAAAGGGATTGATGAGGTTTTGGAAAGCTTCGGAAAGCCAGAGTTGCTTTTGCTTGATCCGCCTCGATCAGGAGCTGGAGGGAAAGTGATGAGAAGAATCGGGCGTTCAAAGCCTGAACGTATCATCTACGTTTCCTGTAATCCAGATACATTTGCGACGGATGTAAAAGAGCTTGAAGCATTTGGCTATTCCTTGAATGTTGTACAGCCAGTAGACTTATTCCCTCACACGGTTCATGTGGAGTGTGTAGCCCAGCTAACGTTAAAAGAAAATAATTAA
- a CDS encoding YwbE family protein yields the protein MNGNNRKDITPGISVEIVLKADQKTGNLTKGIVKDILTNSATHPHGIKVRLTDGQIGRVQKIYPK from the coding sequence ATGAACGGAAATAATCGGAAAGACATAACTCCCGGGATATCTGTAGAAATTGTTTTGAAAGCTGATCAAAAAACGGGCAATCTGACCAAGGGAATCGTGAAAGATATCCTTACCAACTCAGCTACACATCCGCATGGAATCAAGGTCAGATTAACTGACGGACAAATCGGCCGTGTACAGAAAATATATCCAAAATAG
- a CDS encoding aspartyl-phosphate phosphatase Spo0E family protein produces MAILFEAIKLNSQINQLRQKLIKVGKKKGFTHPETIKYSQDLDKLIIEFQTITLQ; encoded by the coding sequence ATGGCTATTTTATTCGAAGCAATCAAACTAAACAGTCAAATTAACCAATTAAGGCAGAAGCTAATAAAGGTTGGTAAAAAGAAGGGATTCACACACCCGGAAACAATAAAGTATAGTCAGGATTTAGACAAGCTAATTATTGAATTTCAAACGATTACTCTGCAGTAA
- a CDS encoding DUF1345 domain-containing protein, which produces MRNVHIGAKKKMHVPRGASILTLIIIGVLLSILSDKLTVGPRWTILFAIAILLVPMEISVVRGNHDRTRILSLSLAGVVTAGLITSVAFLIHALFHHSASAASLFRSACLLWIINIGVFAVWYWEMDRGGPLKRHSGKGEAPDFLFPQMTFDIKEIEEWTPVFLDYFYLAYNTNTAFSPTDTLVLSKKAKIFMMVQSSISLLIVAVVAARAVNIA; this is translated from the coding sequence TTGCGGAATGTTCACATAGGAGCAAAGAAAAAAATGCATGTTCCCAGGGGAGCATCAATCCTTACTTTGATTATTATAGGAGTTTTACTGAGTATTTTATCGGACAAGTTAACAGTTGGACCAAGATGGACCATTCTTTTTGCCATTGCAATTTTGCTTGTGCCAATGGAGATAAGTGTGGTAAGGGGCAATCACGATAGGACTCGGATATTGTCTCTTAGCTTAGCAGGTGTGGTTACAGCAGGCCTTATCACAAGTGTGGCATTTCTCATTCATGCATTATTCCATCATTCTGCGAGTGCTGCCAGCTTATTCCGTAGTGCCTGTTTGCTTTGGATTATCAATATAGGAGTATTTGCTGTGTGGTACTGGGAAATGGATCGGGGAGGTCCATTAAAAAGGCATAGTGGAAAAGGTGAAGCACCTGATTTTTTATTTCCTCAAATGACGTTTGACATAAAAGAGATTGAAGAATGGACCCCTGTTTTTCTGGATTATTTTTATTTGGCTTACAATACAAATACAGCCTTCAGCCCTACGGATACGCTGGTACTGTCCAAAAAGGCGAAAATTTTTATGATGGTACAGTCCTCTATCTCTCTTCTTATTGTAGCTGTGGTCGCTGCACGGGCGGTTAATATTGCTTAA
- a CDS encoding DinB family protein, which translates to MQFNLKEAIEILERTPQTLDYFLSGLSEDWLLCNEGQGTWNVTEVIGHLIDAEKYNWIPRLEIILQKGENTPFPPFNRFSHLNDDLKMSMQQKLFVFKSVRKQNLIKLKELITDEVQLKLTGQHPEFGSVSARELLSTWVVHDLTHMAQIVRVMAERYREDVGEWSNYLGILKKI; encoded by the coding sequence ATGCAATTTAATCTGAAGGAAGCTATAGAGATTCTTGAACGGACACCACAAACGTTGGATTATTTTTTATCTGGACTATCAGAAGATTGGCTTCTTTGCAATGAGGGGCAGGGCACCTGGAATGTGACAGAAGTTATTGGGCACCTGATAGACGCAGAAAAATACAACTGGATTCCAAGGCTGGAAATTATTCTTCAGAAAGGTGAAAATACACCATTTCCACCTTTTAACCGGTTTTCTCACTTAAATGATGATCTGAAAATGTCCATGCAGCAAAAATTATTTGTTTTTAAATCGGTTAGAAAACAAAACCTTATAAAGCTGAAGGAACTAATTACAGATGAAGTGCAGCTTAAGTTAACAGGGCAGCATCCTGAATTTGGTTCTGTTAGTGCAAGGGAGCTCCTTTCAACTTGGGTAGTACATGATTTAACCCACATGGCTCAAATTGTAAGGGTCATGGCTGAAAGATATCGGGAAGACGTTGGGGAATGGAGCAACTATTTGGGAATCTTGAAAAAAATTTGA
- a CDS encoding histidine kinase N-terminal domain-containing protein — MDISSQIDSNKAALIEFLDLHKSKFLNEWLKSIIVNGIDVYNERIFVNGGLMYSLIEKAIVGSLSELELQQLAYKIAKERLEADINIGDFVYNVNLGRSILVKHVLQSELPLKNLQVIIEDINNHFDQFCFHAVSQYTNLKNQELEDQKLFISENHKDKLAILGQISSSFVHEFRNPLTAVIGFNKLLRNEYPDLKYIDIIEHELQQLNFRITQFLHTSKAEINLKQNEEFSIKSLFHELQPLIYPSIVDIDVNLTSKIDDDLIISSNKDEIKQVLLNLLINSIDALKEKDKPRNMIIESFCSQKGIFINISNNGPAIAAEFLKTIFEPFFTTKELGTGIGLFVCKKIIEKQGGYITCQSLEELTTFSIHLPNNLVCIKTGS, encoded by the coding sequence GTGGATATCTCGTCCCAAATTGATTCAAATAAAGCTGCTTTAATTGAATTTTTAGATCTCCATAAATCAAAGTTTTTAAACGAATGGCTTAAATCCATTATTGTAAATGGGATAGATGTATATAATGAGAGAATCTTCGTGAATGGCGGTCTTATGTATTCTTTAATAGAAAAAGCAATAGTTGGATCATTATCCGAATTAGAGCTCCAGCAGCTGGCTTATAAAATTGCAAAAGAACGTTTAGAGGCGGACATTAATATTGGAGATTTTGTATACAACGTAAACTTAGGGCGCAGTATTTTAGTGAAACATGTGCTGCAGTCTGAGCTCCCATTAAAGAACCTTCAGGTCATAATAGAGGATATAAATAATCACTTTGACCAGTTTTGTTTTCATGCTGTATCCCAATATACTAATTTAAAAAATCAGGAGCTTGAAGATCAAAAATTGTTTATCAGCGAGAATCACAAAGATAAGTTAGCTATTTTGGGACAAATCTCTTCAAGCTTTGTTCATGAGTTTAGAAACCCATTAACTGCTGTCATTGGTTTTAATAAATTATTGAGAAATGAATACCCTGACCTTAAATATATTGATATAATCGAGCATGAGCTTCAACAACTGAATTTCAGGATTACTCAATTTCTTCATACCTCTAAAGCAGAAATCAATCTAAAACAAAATGAAGAATTTTCTATCAAGAGCTTATTTCATGAATTACAGCCCCTCATATATCCAAGTATTGTTGATATTGATGTTAATTTAACATCTAAAATAGATGACGATCTGATCATCTCATCGAATAAAGATGAAATAAAACAGGTTCTCCTTAATTTGCTCATTAATTCAATTGATGCCTTGAAAGAAAAAGATAAACCGAGAAATATGATTATAGAATCATTTTGTTCACAGAAAGGAATTTTCATCAATATTTCCAATAACGGACCTGCCATTGCAGCTGAATTTCTTAAAACCATTTTTGAGCCGTTTTTTACGACAAAAGAGCTTGGCACTGGAATAGGACTTTTTGTTTGCAAAAAAATTATTGAAAAACAAGGCGGTTACATAACTTGCCAATCCTTGGAGGAACTAACCACTTTTAGCATACATTTGCCTAACAATCTTGTATGTATAAAAACGGGATCCTGA
- a CDS encoding YqcI/YcgG family protein yields MKIKSLYTDSPHNRKCLHAWKRNVLEKFEAIMNDKVKPFPCIPATIGFNLNQFRYGFTGDPSEITTQEEVNEMLREFTIHCREFGPYTSLIIFYQLPDSVMDTYTVENFEGMFWQQLRVLAKMDEREWPYNIPGDPHSPAWEFCFNGEPYFMYCATPSHLNRKSRHFDCFMLAVTPRWVLNEFNRSQSHAARIKSQVRRRLSNYDAIPIHPDLNSYGNDDNFEWRQYFLRDDDSTLSKCPFYSLEK; encoded by the coding sequence ATGAAGATTAAATCATTGTATACGGATAGTCCACACAATCGAAAATGTCTTCACGCATGGAAAAGGAATGTGCTGGAAAAATTTGAAGCAATAATGAATGACAAAGTAAAACCATTCCCATGCATACCAGCTACAATAGGATTCAATTTGAATCAATTTCGCTATGGATTTACAGGTGATCCCAGTGAGATTACAACGCAAGAGGAAGTAAATGAAATGCTGAGGGAGTTTACAATTCATTGCAGAGAGTTTGGTCCTTATACTTCTCTCATAATTTTTTATCAGCTGCCTGATTCTGTAATGGACACTTATACTGTGGAAAATTTTGAAGGGATGTTTTGGCAGCAATTAAGAGTACTCGCAAAAATGGACGAAAGAGAATGGCCGTATAATATTCCGGGAGATCCGCATAGTCCTGCCTGGGAATTTTGCTTTAATGGAGAACCTTATTTTATGTACTGTGCTACCCCTTCCCATTTAAATAGAAAAAGCAGGCACTTTGATTGTTTTATGCTTGCTGTGACACCACGCTGGGTATTAAACGAATTTAATCGTTCCCAAAGTCATGCAGCGAGGATAAAATCTCAGGTTCGCAGGAGATTAAGCAATTATGATGCAATACCGATCCATCCTGATTTAAACAGCTATGGAAATGATGATAATTTTGAGTGGAGGCAATACTTCTTACGGGATGATGATTCTACTTTATCCAAGTGCCCTTTCTATAGCCTTGAAAAATAG